In Populus nigra chromosome 10, ddPopNigr1.1, whole genome shotgun sequence, the following proteins share a genomic window:
- the LOC133704119 gene encoding enoyl-CoA delta isomerase 2, peroxisomal-like, with amino-acid sequence MCTLEKTANNIFVLTLTGDNEHRLNPALIGSILSALHEAKAQATSGSVLITTSRGKFFSNGLDLAWAHAAGSKPKAIERLTHMVKLFKPVVAELISLPMPTIAAVNGHAAAAGMVLALSHDYVYMKRDRGVLYMSEVDIGLTLPDYLTALFRAKIGSPSARRDVLLRGAKVRGDEAVRMGIVEGVHDNEERLNEATMRHGIQLASRKWNGEVYKKIRKSLYPELCVVLGLGDAKVIAKL; translated from the coding sequence ATGTGCACATTAGAGAAGACGGCCAACAACATCTTCGTTTTAACATTAACCGGCGACAATGAGCACCGTTTAAACCCCGCTCTTATTGGCTCCATCCTCTCCGCTCTTCACGAAGCCAAAGCACAAGCCACTAGTGGATCGGTTCTCATCACCACATCACGAGGGAAGTTCTTCTCCAACGGCTTAGATCTAGCCTGGGCCCATGCCGCCGGTTCCAAGCCCAAAGCCATCGAGCGCCTCACCCACATGGTGAAACTGTTCAAGCCGGTGGTAGCTGAGCTGATTTCTCTCCCTATGCCAACCATCGCCGCCGTCAACGGCCACGCAGCCGCCGCGGGGATGGTTCTGGCTCTGAGCCATGACTACGTCTACATGAAGAGGGATAGAGGTGTGCTGTACATGAGCGAGGTTGACATAGGGCTAACGTTACCTGATTATTTAACTGCCCTTTTTAGGGCTAAGATCGGATCGCCTTCGGCTCGACGCGATGTGCTGTTGAGAGGAGCCAAGGTTAGGGGAGACGAGGCGGTGAGGATGGGGATCGTGGAGGGGGTCCACGATAACGAGGAGAGGTTGAATGAGGCTACAATGCGCCATGGAATTCAGCTGGCATCGAGGAAGTGGAATGGCGAGGTGTACAAGAAAATAAGGAAGAGTCTGTATCCTGAGCTATGTGTCGTGCTTGGATTGGGTGATGCAAAAGTAATTGCAAAACTCTAA